Proteins encoded together in one Pseudorca crassidens isolate mPseCra1 chromosome 17, mPseCra1.hap1, whole genome shotgun sequence window:
- the BHLHE22 gene encoding class E basic helix-loop-helix protein 22, which yields MERGLHLGAAAAGEDDLFLHKSLSASAAKRLEAAFRSPPPSMDLSLAPPPRERPASSSSSPLGCFEPADPEGAGLLLPPPGGGGGGGGGGVGVPGLLVGTAGVGGEPSLSSLPAGAALCLKYGESASRGSVAESSGGEQSPDDDSDGRCELVLRAGGADPRASPGAGGGGVKAAEGCSNAHLHGGASAPPGGPAGSGGGGSSGGGSGGGGGGSGGGSSSKKSKEQKALRLNINARERRRMHDLNDALDELRAVIPYAHSPSVRKLSKIATLLLAKNYILMQAQALEEMRRLVAYLNQGQAISAASLPSSAAAAAAAAALHPALGAYEQAAGYPFSAGLPPAATCPEKCALFNSVSSSLCKQCTEKP from the coding sequence ATGGAGCGCGGGCTGCACCTCGGCGCGGCCGCCGCGGGCGAAGACGACCTCTTCCTGCACAAGAGCCTGAGCGCCTCCGCCGCCAAGCGCTTGGAGGCGGCTTTCCGCTCCCCGCCCCCGAGCATGGACCTGTCCCTGGCGCCGCCGCCTCGGGAGCGCCCggcgtcctcctcctcgtcgccTCTGGGCTGCTTCGAGCCGGCTGACCCCGAAGGGGCAGGGCTGCTGTTGCCGCCGCCcgggggaggcggcggcggcggcggcggcggggtggGCGTCCCCGGGCTGCTCGTGGGCACCGCCGGCGTTGGGGGCGAACCTAGCCTGAGCAGCCTGCCGGCTGGGGCCGCTCTGTGCCTCAAATACGGCGAGAGCGCCAGCCGGGGCTCGGTGGCCGAGAGCAGCGGCGGCGAGCAGAGCCCCGACGACGACAGCGACGGCCGCTGCGAGCTGGTTCTGCGGGCCGGCGGCGCCGACCCGCGGGCCTCCCCGGGCGCGGGAGGCGGCGGCGTCAAGGCGGCCGAAGGCTGCTCCAACGCCCACCTCCACGGCGGCGCCAGCGCCCCCCCGGGGGGCCCGGCCGGCAGCGGCGGCGGGGGCAGCAGCGGCGGGGgcagtggcggcggcggcggcggcagcggcggcggcagcagcagcaagaaATCCAAAGAGCAAAAGGCGCTGCGGCTCAACATCAACGCCCGGGAGCGCCGGCGGATGCACGACCTGAACGACGCGCTGGACGAGCTGCGCGCGGTGATCCCCTACGCGCACAGCCCCTCGGTGCGGAAGCTCTCCAAGATCGCTACGCTGCTGCTCGCCAAGAACTATATCCTCATGCAGGCGCAGGCCCTGGAGGAGATGCGGCGCCTCGTCGCCTACCTCAACCAGGGCCAGGCCATCTCGGCCGCCTCCCTGCCCAgctccgcggcggcggcggcggcggccgctgCCCTGCACCCGGCGCTCGGCGCCTACGAGCAGGCTGCCGGCTACCCGTTCAGCGCCGGGCTGCCCCCGGCCGCCACCTGCCCGGAGAAGTGCGCCCTGTTCAATAGCGTCTCCTCCAGCCTCTGCAAACAGTGCACGGAGAAGCCTtaa